A region from the Candidatus Binatia bacterium genome encodes:
- a CDS encoding alpha/beta hydrolase: protein MKKVLKYGAVLLALLVLSGAVYQGVRSAADRTAYPVPGEMVMVDGLDLHLDCRGSGHPVVLLEAGLTTGSTSWALVQDEIASFTRVCAYDRPGIDWSEPIDGTAGPVEVAQRLHRLIEVAEVDGPWILVGMSAGGVYAREYFDAYPEGVVGMVLVDSSHEEQGLRLPSEDGSLLDLAQPLAICSYLQPLGLIRALGIVDESIEMFWQVDIPPSAEGAIKSNANQSHACGALYYEMVSFDETLAQPRAPRSLGDLPLIVLSQGVEPYAVEELGVSLESARAQRAAWDELQEELARLSTRGERRVAKQSGHLIQIEQPEIVIEAIRDMVVAQRQVAAPSG, encoded by the coding sequence TTGAAAAAGGTTCTGAAATACGGCGCGGTCCTGCTTGCTCTGTTGGTCTTGAGCGGTGCGGTATACCAAGGGGTCCGGAGCGCGGCTGACCGAACGGCCTACCCGGTACCGGGCGAAATGGTAATGGTCGACGGGTTGGATCTTCACCTGGACTGCCGAGGGTCGGGGCATCCTGTCGTGCTGTTGGAGGCAGGGCTTACCACAGGCTCCACCAGCTGGGCGCTGGTACAGGACGAAATCGCCTCCTTCACGCGCGTATGCGCCTACGACCGCCCCGGGATCGACTGGAGTGAACCCATTGACGGAACGGCCGGCCCGGTGGAGGTGGCGCAGCGACTACACCGACTGATCGAAGTGGCCGAAGTCGACGGCCCGTGGATCCTCGTGGGGATGTCCGCCGGAGGCGTCTACGCACGAGAGTATTTTGACGCCTACCCCGAAGGCGTGGTCGGGATGGTGCTGGTGGATTCCTCACACGAGGAACAAGGGCTCAGGCTTCCGAGCGAGGATGGGAGCCTGCTGGATTTGGCACAGCCGCTCGCCATCTGCAGCTACTTGCAGCCACTGGGTCTGATTCGTGCGCTCGGGATTGTGGACGAGTCCATCGAGATGTTCTGGCAGGTGGACATCCCTCCGTCAGCCGAAGGTGCGATCAAGTCCAATGCCAATCAATCGCACGCATGCGGAGCGCTCTACTACGAGATGGTGAGCTTCGACGAAACACTGGCGCAGCCCCGTGCGCCCCGCTCGCTTGGAGATCTGCCCTTGATTGTCCTCTCTCAGGGGGTCGAGCCCTACGCGGTCGAAGAATTGGGTGTCTCCCTTGAGTCAGCCCGAGCGCAGCGAGCCGCCTGGGATGAATTGCAGGAAGAACTGGCCCGACTCTCCACGCGGGGAGAGCGGCGAGTCGCCAAGCAGAGCGGTCACCTGATCCAGATAGAGCAGCCCGAAATCGTCATCGAGGCGATTCGTGACATGGTCGTGGCCCAGCGTCAGGTCGCGGCCCCAAGCGGCTGA
- a CDS encoding nitroreductase family protein, with protein sequence MTMPTSDEKLFEIMYSCRAMRRLKPDPVPEETLLQLVDAGLHGPSGSNAQNWKFIIVRETATKEKMHALWKQTWGFYMDTFAVADPRPGEDVAARDRITKAATWQLDHFVEIPAFICVCVARDEAMAKALASPSTLTSAVRHLGLGGALRLATSGGRTAGIADGATAFPAVQNILLAARALGLGAVLTTQHFFVPGEFEKILGMPSTSTLAAIIPVGWPTGKFGSVKRPNPADVVSWV encoded by the coding sequence ATGACGATGCCTACCAGCGACGAGAAGCTCTTCGAGATCATGTACAGCTGCCGCGCCATGCGGCGACTCAAACCCGACCCGGTCCCCGAAGAGACCCTGCTGCAGCTGGTCGACGCGGGCCTTCACGGCCCCAGCGGCAGCAATGCGCAAAACTGGAAATTCATCATCGTCCGCGAGACGGCCACCAAGGAGAAAATGCACGCGCTCTGGAAGCAGACGTGGGGCTTCTACATGGACACCTTCGCCGTCGCAGATCCTCGGCCTGGCGAGGACGTGGCCGCCCGTGATCGGATTACCAAGGCGGCTACCTGGCAACTCGACCACTTCGTCGAGATTCCCGCATTCATCTGCGTCTGCGTCGCGCGCGACGAAGCCATGGCCAAAGCCCTCGCATCACCGTCCACGTTAACGAGCGCTGTGCGCCATCTCGGATTGGGAGGCGCGCTGCGGCTGGCGACAAGCGGCGGACGGACGGCCGGGATCGCCGACGGCGCCACCGCCTTTCCGGCGGTGCAGAACATCCTGCTCGCAGCCCGCGCCCTTGGGCTCGGTGCCGTACTCACCACCCAGCATTTTTTCGTGCCGGGAGAGTTCGAGAAAATCCTGGGCATGCCGTCCACAAGCACGCTGGCCGCGATCATTCCGGTAGGTTGGCCGACCGGCAAATTCGGTTCCGTCAAGCGTCCCAACCCGGCCGACGTCGTAAGTTGGGTTTGA
- a CDS encoding S8 family serine peptidase produces MLRSGLRPRQPDDHGINLYSMPEIGLTESMSGASWGNDRIRMTRVKLLLLLLGAGALAIAEGVWAFSSDAEQRIRASGIVSEGVIDGLRSKGFVRVMIAFRAPGEKQTQARGKMLSRNRSLIASTGESILGRLKPGQFELRHRFETIGALAGRVTANGVLELVNHPEVLRVDIDAPGRGNLTEALPLTKMDSLRLNDGLTGAGISVAVLDSGYDSDHPDLAGDLAGEACFCSGGGGCCPGGGTAESGTGAAEDDHGHGTNVTGVITSGAAANGFAGTEAPTGGAPAAKIIAIKVLDDNNSFCCASDVIAGLEYLINNHPEVRVVNMSLGTEARFPGNCDSATSYTMGFAAAIDTLRANGVMTFVSTGNNGSGVDMQVPACVGNAISVGAVWDAAEGSPSVLGCSESGTTADQVTCFSNSSSTTDLFAPGAWMTSTGMGGGASTYAGTSQAAPIAASCAALLIEDDPSRTPESIENALKSSSVLVTDASNGLSFPRLDCEEALVDLQLCGNESVDAGEQCDEGSKNGKATSCCGADCQFKPNGPASCDGTLCTRSDICTDGICTPGACASGESCSICGGLCSSQGACSCIY; encoded by the coding sequence GTGTTGCGTAGTGGCCTGCGCCCGAGGCAACCTGACGACCATGGCATCAACCTTTACTCGATGCCGGAGATCGGATTGACCGAATCAATGAGCGGGGCTTCTTGGGGGAACGATCGCATTCGCATGACGAGGGTGAAATTGCTGCTTCTGTTGTTGGGCGCTGGAGCTCTCGCCATCGCAGAGGGGGTCTGGGCGTTTTCGAGTGATGCGGAGCAGCGGATTCGAGCGTCGGGAATTGTCTCGGAGGGAGTCATCGATGGGCTCCGTTCGAAGGGCTTCGTCCGGGTCATGATTGCTTTTCGGGCCCCCGGGGAAAAGCAGACGCAGGCGAGAGGAAAGATGCTCAGCCGGAATCGGTCCCTGATCGCCAGTACTGGCGAGTCCATTCTCGGTCGTCTCAAACCGGGCCAATTCGAATTACGGCACCGCTTTGAGACAATCGGTGCGTTGGCCGGGCGGGTCACGGCCAATGGAGTTCTGGAACTGGTCAATCACCCCGAGGTTCTGCGTGTGGACATCGATGCTCCGGGCCGCGGAAATTTGACCGAGGCTCTGCCCCTGACAAAGATGGACAGCCTTCGCCTGAACGACGGGCTGACAGGTGCAGGGATCAGCGTTGCGGTCCTCGACAGCGGCTACGACTCGGACCATCCCGACTTGGCTGGCGATCTCGCGGGTGAGGCCTGCTTCTGCAGCGGTGGCGGGGGTTGCTGTCCGGGCGGAGGAACGGCAGAGAGCGGAACTGGCGCGGCCGAGGATGACCACGGCCATGGCACCAATGTGACGGGGGTGATTACCTCCGGTGCCGCAGCAAACGGATTCGCGGGCACCGAGGCCCCGACAGGGGGTGCGCCGGCCGCAAAAATCATCGCCATCAAGGTTCTCGACGATAATAACTCTTTCTGCTGCGCATCGGATGTGATCGCCGGGCTTGAGTACCTGATCAACAACCATCCCGAGGTGCGCGTCGTGAATATGAGCCTGGGCACCGAGGCTCGATTCCCCGGTAATTGTGACAGCGCGACCAGCTATACCATGGGCTTTGCTGCGGCCATCGATACCCTTCGGGCGAACGGAGTGATGACTTTTGTCTCGACCGGCAACAACGGCTCGGGAGTCGATATGCAGGTCCCTGCCTGTGTCGGGAATGCCATCTCGGTTGGAGCCGTGTGGGATGCGGCGGAAGGTTCGCCCAGTGTATTGGGCTGCTCGGAGTCGGGAACGACTGCGGACCAAGTCACGTGCTTCAGCAATAGCAGCTCCACCACGGACCTCTTCGCGCCGGGGGCCTGGATGACATCTACCGGGATGGGAGGTGGTGCTTCCACCTACGCCGGGACCTCGCAGGCTGCCCCGATCGCTGCGTCTTGCGCCGCTCTGCTGATCGAAGACGATCCGTCGCGCACCCCCGAGTCGATCGAGAATGCACTCAAGAGCTCCTCGGTGCTGGTTACCGATGCAAGCAATGGGTTGTCCTTCCCTCGACTCGATTGCGAGGAAGCTCTCGTTGATCTGCAGTTGTGCGGGAATGAGTCGGTCGATGCAGGTGAGCAATGCGACGAGGGCTCGAAGAACGGCAAAGCGACGTCGTGCTGTGGGGCGGACTGTCAGTTCAAACCAAACGGGCCGGCGAGCTGCGATGGCACACTTTGTACCCGCTCTGACATCTGCACGGATGGGATATGCACCCCGGGGGCCTGTGCCAGTGGCGAAAGTTGCTCGATCTGCGGTGGCCTGTGCTCGTCTCAAGGCGCCTGCAGCTGCATCTACTGA
- a CDS encoding PHB depolymerase family esterase produces MGIDAITRGTDRRTLASDTKTLHRGAMIELMPTCAALRPLPQAFLRATSACMILLGLAACSGSSAAPPDPAAPQAFNAEGCTPVDYETGQTTVVDIEFDGLDRSYRLFLPTGYDSAAPTPLTLNWHGLTSTSSQQEAYTGTAIAEERGYILAFPMGIGNAFNGGGCCSQFGNPPHSEDDVGFARAIVDDIASQFCVDRRRIYSTGMSNGGYMSERLACNASDLFAAVAPVSALGYPVPNCEPGRPVPLLAFNGTEDPLVSYDGSTQSAQIWAARNGCDPEPVRAARDGDYCERWLSCTDGAEVEHCTIVGMEHCWPSDTQDIVLPGFCATGGLGPIDANNDMYDFFAAHPMVD; encoded by the coding sequence ATGGGCATTGACGCTATCACCCGAGGCACGGATCGCCGAACGCTTGCCTCCGATACGAAAACCTTGCACCGTGGTGCGATGATAGAATTGATGCCCACGTGCGCTGCTCTTCGCCCCCTCCCGCAGGCCTTCCTGCGCGCCACATCTGCCTGCATGATACTGCTCGGGTTGGCCGCTTGCTCGGGCAGTTCTGCGGCGCCGCCGGACCCGGCGGCACCACAGGCTTTCAACGCCGAGGGTTGCACACCGGTAGACTACGAGACAGGACAGACCACAGTCGTCGACATCGAATTCGACGGCCTGGACCGCTCCTACCGCCTCTTCCTACCGACCGGCTACGATAGCGCCGCACCAACGCCACTCACCCTCAACTGGCACGGCCTCACCTCAACGTCCAGCCAGCAAGAGGCCTATACCGGGACGGCCATCGCAGAAGAACGTGGCTATATTCTGGCGTTCCCCATGGGCATCGGGAACGCGTTCAACGGCGGTGGTTGCTGCAGTCAATTCGGCAATCCCCCGCATAGCGAAGATGACGTGGGCTTCGCCCGGGCCATCGTGGACGATATCGCCAGCCAATTCTGCGTCGACCGGCGTCGCATCTATTCGACCGGGATGTCCAACGGAGGTTATATGTCCGAGCGATTGGCGTGTAACGCCAGTGACCTTTTTGCCGCCGTCGCTCCGGTCTCGGCACTTGGGTATCCGGTACCGAACTGCGAACCTGGCCGCCCGGTGCCGCTGCTCGCCTTCAACGGCACCGAAGACCCCTTGGTGAGCTACGACGGCTCCACCCAGAGCGCCCAGATTTGGGCTGCCCGCAACGGCTGCGACCCGGAGCCGGTTCGCGCGGCGCGCGACGGGGATTATTGCGAGCGTTGGCTCTCGTGCACCGATGGAGCTGAGGTCGAGCACTGTACCATTGTCGGGATGGAGCATTGCTGGCCGAGCGACACGCAGGACATCGTCCTGCCCGGATTCTGCGCAACCGGGGGACTGGGCCCGATCGATGCCAACAACGATATGTACGACTTCTTCGCAGCGCATCCGATGGTCGACTAG
- a CDS encoding SMP-30/gluconolactonase/LRE family protein — MSERLSNRRFFALWVVLAPFLLANGCTNAATRTVGGTSAASPASSASAAGEAAEATDSCVVADGITSYCGFTNPEDLVAAPGGQELFVSEMGNFLKGTPGSLAIFEIEGASRRELPIDWNGNGENWADRKCPAPDPGLFSPHGIDLRSREDGRRGFYVVNHGGRESVEFFELVGKPGEWSISWRGCVAPAGDPLLNDVAALPDGKIAVTHMWDKDTWTIVTAGKLLLGVHTGWVWIWSPATGFSRLPESEAVMPNGIASSRDGKTLYINNYMENRSVRRDATTGAYLGEVAVEQPDNVTVDDAGRIWIVGHHHFIGNTSCLDAEGPCPLAYSVVRADAETMEGGAVFAHEGPPMGFATVALPVGEKLYLGTAKGDRMVSIPLASVTGPIPAAASSSATSSASREAAD; from the coding sequence ATGAGCGAGCGTCTTTCGAATCGCAGGTTCTTTGCCCTTTGGGTGGTTCTTGCCCCGTTTCTTCTGGCTAATGGGTGCACCAATGCTGCCACCAGGACGGTCGGTGGCACGTCTGCCGCTTCCCCGGCATCCTCCGCGTCGGCTGCGGGGGAAGCGGCAGAGGCAACGGACTCCTGTGTGGTGGCTGACGGCATCACCTCGTATTGCGGTTTCACCAATCCCGAAGATCTGGTCGCGGCACCGGGCGGTCAGGAATTATTCGTGAGCGAGATGGGCAATTTCCTCAAAGGGACGCCCGGCAGTTTGGCGATTTTTGAGATCGAAGGCGCTTCGCGACGCGAATTACCGATTGACTGGAACGGCAACGGCGAGAATTGGGCCGATCGCAAATGTCCGGCACCCGATCCCGGCTTGTTCAGCCCGCACGGCATCGATCTGCGCAGCCGCGAGGACGGGCGTCGCGGTTTCTATGTCGTGAACCACGGGGGACGGGAGTCGGTGGAGTTCTTTGAGTTGGTGGGCAAACCTGGCGAATGGTCGATCTCCTGGCGTGGTTGTGTCGCGCCGGCGGGCGACCCGCTCCTCAATGACGTAGCGGCCTTGCCGGACGGAAAGATTGCCGTCACTCATATGTGGGACAAGGATACCTGGACGATCGTCACGGCGGGCAAGCTTTTACTCGGGGTCCATACGGGTTGGGTCTGGATCTGGTCCCCGGCGACCGGATTTTCGCGTCTGCCGGAGTCGGAGGCTGTGATGCCCAACGGGATTGCTTCGTCTCGCGACGGCAAGACACTGTATATCAATAATTATATGGAGAACCGTTCTGTTCGTCGCGACGCCACGACCGGTGCCTATCTCGGGGAGGTGGCGGTCGAGCAGCCGGATAATGTGACCGTGGATGATGCGGGGCGGATCTGGATTGTCGGCCATCATCATTTCATCGGTAATACGAGTTGTCTCGACGCGGAGGGGCCATGCCCGCTTGCCTATTCTGTGGTCCGCGCGGATGCCGAAACCATGGAGGGCGGGGCCGTGTTCGCGCATGAAGGCCCGCCGATGGGCTTTGCAACAGTCGCTCTGCCTGTGGGCGAGAAGCTCTATCTGGGCACCGCCAAAGGAGACCGGATGGTGTCGATCCCACTGGCCTCGGTGACCGGTCCGATCCCGGCGGCGGCCTCGTCCTCAGCCACTTCCTCAGCCTCAAGGGAGGCCGCTGACTGA
- a CDS encoding iron-containing alcohol dehydrogenase, translating into MPNFLSNADWSFPVPIRYGPGRLSEIGVACKEHRLANPLIVTDRGSRDLPFIELVSRACHSAGVQSSVFSDVSPNPTDRNIALGKAAFNKGRHDGIIAIGGGSGMDAGKAISLVSRSNTDLWAFDYDQSEAPDLSFEAFAPLVCVPTTAGTGAETESTAMLTDTAVGTKRCVWHRHQKPLLAILDPELTVKLPPDLTAWTGCDALVHAIEALSVPDLNPLCDGLALESIRLITGSLEKAVAHGDDLEARGAMLVGSCLAGISFLKGLGLVHAMSHMVGAVCDTHHGLTNAVLLPPVLLFNRAALEEKAPLISDAMGLGTEDFDSMYAGIVGLLDELKIPRGLADLQVPEEALDAIAEKAITDSARATNPVPSTVRDIRALLGRSFVNAR; encoded by the coding sequence ATGCCAAACTTTCTCAGCAACGCAGACTGGAGCTTCCCCGTACCGATTCGATACGGCCCGGGCCGGCTCTCCGAGATCGGGGTCGCCTGCAAGGAGCATCGTCTTGCGAATCCGTTGATTGTGACCGACCGCGGCAGTCGCGATTTGCCGTTTATCGAATTGGTCAGCAGAGCCTGTCATTCCGCAGGCGTGCAAAGTTCGGTATTCAGTGATGTCTCGCCAAACCCTACCGACCGGAACATCGCGCTGGGGAAAGCCGCGTTCAACAAAGGTCGGCATGACGGGATCATTGCCATCGGCGGTGGCAGTGGCATGGATGCGGGAAAGGCAATCAGCCTCGTCAGCCGGAGCAATACGGATCTATGGGCATTTGATTACGACCAGTCGGAGGCTCCGGACCTGAGTTTCGAGGCATTCGCACCGCTTGTGTGCGTCCCGACAACCGCTGGTACCGGTGCGGAGACCGAAAGTACGGCGATGCTCACCGATACCGCGGTCGGCACGAAACGTTGTGTTTGGCATCGCCACCAGAAGCCTCTTCTGGCCATCCTCGATCCGGAACTCACCGTCAAATTACCGCCCGACCTTACCGCCTGGACTGGTTGTGATGCTCTCGTTCACGCGATCGAAGCACTCTCGGTGCCTGACCTGAACCCTCTCTGCGATGGGCTGGCGCTTGAATCCATTCGGCTCATCACTGGTTCGCTGGAAAAGGCCGTGGCGCATGGCGACGACCTCGAGGCCCGCGGCGCGATGCTGGTCGGTTCGTGCCTTGCAGGGATCTCGTTTCTCAAGGGCTTGGGGCTGGTCCATGCCATGAGTCATATGGTTGGCGCGGTCTGTGATACCCATCATGGCTTGACCAACGCCGTGCTGCTGCCTCCGGTCCTGCTCTTCAACAGGGCGGCATTGGAGGAAAAAGCCCCTCTGATCAGCGACGCCATGGGCTTGGGGACAGAGGATTTTGACTCGATGTATGCCGGTATCGTTGGGCTGTTGGACGAGCTGAAAATTCCCCGTGGTCTCGCGGACCTTCAGGTTCCCGAAGAGGCGCTCGACGCCATCGCGGAAAAAGCTATCACCGATTCGGCGCGAGCGACCAATCCGGTCCCGTCGACAGTCCGGGATATTCGCGCACTCCTCGGCAGATCCTTCGTGAATGCGCGCTGA
- a CDS encoding aldo/keto reductase: MRPTTVALAALGTSAAIGLFVAGPLLYDSLVGLDSSAFPGGERLQSAVMTVMPEATKAVGGMISAFVLIFLLGVFAFFGMRQVLRARGAEEVGAGAAPASARRTLLASMATGAGAIVAGGGTMVGRTFLGWGTGGPGWQRPVGEVFGGDVVKTHPTLEAPWRGSRVQSYGRLGRTDWPVSDIVLGAGQIRGDKGTEVVKLALDRGVNYIDTAPDYSAAGSEEAVGLAIQDRPREELFLATKFCTPIGHLPAGTSVSEYKEVIYASLGRLGTDYVDLIHVHSCDDVDRLMDPNMHQAFAELREEGKARFLGFSSHTPKLTEVADAAIDSGKFDVMMVAYHHGIWPELNRLIAKARREQDMGVVAMKTLKGAKHHGLEGFQDDASSYAQSALKWVNSNPDVSCSIISFFELQHLDEYLYASGGRPEGTDMARLARYDQQIRGTYCGPHCGDCLDSCPNDVAIPDVLRHRMYFEDYRAERSGIEAYAKLSHDASACASCPAPCAGSCPVGIPIQERLVGAHRLLSVA, encoded by the coding sequence ATGCGTCCCACAACCGTTGCTCTGGCCGCCTTGGGAACGAGTGCTGCTATCGGCCTTTTCGTCGCTGGCCCTTTGCTCTACGACTCTCTTGTCGGTCTGGATTCCTCGGCCTTTCCGGGAGGTGAGAGACTCCAATCTGCCGTGATGACCGTGATGCCGGAGGCCACGAAGGCTGTTGGCGGGATGATCTCGGCCTTTGTCCTTATTTTTCTGCTTGGCGTTTTTGCCTTTTTCGGAATGCGACAGGTTCTGCGTGCTCGCGGTGCCGAGGAGGTTGGCGCCGGGGCCGCACCGGCTTCGGCAAGGCGCACGCTGCTCGCCAGCATGGCGACGGGTGCGGGAGCCATTGTTGCCGGCGGTGGTACAATGGTCGGGCGCACCTTTTTGGGCTGGGGGACCGGCGGGCCGGGCTGGCAACGGCCTGTGGGCGAGGTCTTTGGTGGTGACGTTGTGAAAACGCATCCCACCCTCGAAGCGCCGTGGCGAGGTAGTCGCGTGCAGTCGTACGGCCGATTGGGTCGGACGGACTGGCCGGTGTCAGATATCGTCCTTGGAGCCGGCCAGATCCGGGGAGACAAGGGCACGGAGGTCGTCAAGCTCGCTCTCGACCGAGGGGTGAACTACATCGACACCGCACCGGACTATTCCGCTGCAGGCTCCGAGGAGGCGGTCGGTCTTGCGATTCAGGATCGCCCCCGCGAGGAACTTTTTCTAGCGACCAAATTCTGTACGCCGATCGGGCATCTGCCCGCAGGGACATCGGTCTCGGAGTACAAGGAGGTCATCTATGCGAGCCTTGGTCGGCTCGGGACAGACTATGTCGACCTGATTCATGTGCACTCCTGCGATGACGTCGACCGGTTGATGGACCCCAATATGCACCAGGCGTTTGCCGAGTTGCGAGAAGAGGGCAAGGCGCGATTTCTCGGCTTTTCCTCCCACACGCCAAAGCTGACCGAGGTCGCTGATGCGGCGATCGACTCGGGTAAATTTGATGTGATGATGGTCGCCTACCATCACGGCATCTGGCCGGAACTGAATCGCTTGATCGCCAAGGCGCGCCGGGAACAGGATATGGGTGTCGTTGCCATGAAGACCCTCAAGGGGGCCAAGCACCATGGGCTCGAGGGCTTCCAGGACGATGCGAGTTCCTATGCCCAGTCGGCACTGAAATGGGTGAATTCGAATCCGGATGTTTCCTGCTCGATCATTTCGTTTTTCGAGCTGCAGCATCTCGACGAGTACCTCTACGCATCGGGTGGTCGTCCGGAGGGCACCGATATGGCGCGACTCGCACGCTACGACCAGCAGATCCGCGGCACCTATTGTGGTCCTCATTGCGGTGATTGCCTCGATTCCTGTCCGAATGATGTCGCTATCCCCGATGTTCTGCGGCATCGCATGTACTTCGAGGACTACCGCGCCGAGCGATCGGGGATCGAGGCCTACGCGAAGCTGTCTCATGACGCATCCGCCTGTGCGAGTTGTCCCGCTCCCTGTGCCGGATCTTGCCCGGTAGGGATCCCGATTCAGGAACGGCTGGTCGGGGCGCATCGTCTCCTCTCGGTCGCCTAG
- a CDS encoding glycosyltransferase family 2 protein, producing MFKDQRVVVVMPAYNAEATLQKTYDEVMAQGVVDLVIVVDDCSSDQTVALAATLPNTLVHRHDGNRGYGGNQKSCYRLALEQGGDIVIMVHPDYQYTPKLIPAMSGLIGNGLYPCVLGSRILGGHALRGGMPWWRFVANRFLTLFANILMGAQLSEYHTGYRAFSAELLRRLPLDSNSDDFVFDNQMLAQILWLDEAIGEVSCPTRYATDASSINFVRSVQYGFGCLGTALKFRLARWGLMSSEPFSGSARGVS from the coding sequence ATTTTCAAGGATCAGAGAGTCGTCGTCGTCATGCCTGCCTATAATGCGGAGGCAACCTTGCAGAAGACCTACGATGAGGTGATGGCTCAGGGAGTCGTGGACCTCGTGATTGTGGTGGACGACTGCAGCAGCGATCAGACCGTGGCGCTGGCGGCGACGCTGCCCAACACTCTGGTGCATCGCCACGATGGGAATCGAGGCTATGGCGGCAATCAGAAGAGTTGCTACCGATTGGCGCTCGAGCAGGGCGGCGATATCGTCATTATGGTCCACCCGGACTATCAATATACGCCCAAGTTGATTCCGGCGATGAGCGGATTGATCGGCAATGGTCTCTACCCTTGCGTGCTCGGTTCCCGGATTTTGGGCGGCCATGCTTTGCGCGGGGGCATGCCCTGGTGGCGGTTTGTCGCCAATCGCTTCTTGACTCTGTTCGCAAATATTTTGATGGGAGCGCAACTTTCCGAATACCATACCGGCTATCGAGCGTTCTCTGCGGAGCTGCTGCGCCGGCTGCCTCTGGATTCGAATTCGGACGATTTCGTATTTGATAATCAGATGCTGGCCCAGATTTTATGGCTCGACGAGGCGATCGGTGAGGTGAGTTGCCCCACGCGTTACGCAACCGATGCCAGCTCGATTAATTTTGTCCGCAGCGTCCAATATGGATTTGGTTGCCTCGGAACAGCCCTGAAATTCCGATTGGCCCGATGGGGGTTGATGTCCTCGGAGCCTTTTTCGGGTTCGGCTCGTGGCGTCTCCTGA
- a CDS encoding SDR family NAD(P)-dependent oxidoreductase, with protein MKNLHGKVIAITGAGSGIGRCLAIQLADQGSHLSLSDVDQAGLRTTEDLVSKEVKVTTHLVDVADRDQVYAWAEETIKVHGHVDGIINNAGVASIATVEEISYEDFDWVFRIVFYGVLYGTKAFLPHLKKRPDAHIVNISSVNGFVSTPMNGPYACAKHAVKALNQTLQQELNGTSVHITSVHPGGVKTDIARNARSYESDDLHEEKITRFDQIAGTSAEKAASIIIRGMLKNRKRQLVGFDAVVIDILSRLFPQRFSDALGVFYQRATGRALEKTLT; from the coding sequence ATGAAAAATTTGCACGGAAAAGTGATTGCCATCACCGGTGCCGGGTCTGGGATCGGTCGGTGTCTGGCGATTCAATTGGCCGATCAGGGAAGCCATCTCTCGCTCTCGGATGTCGACCAGGCAGGTCTGCGCACGACTGAGGATCTCGTATCAAAGGAGGTCAAGGTCACCACGCATTTGGTCGACGTGGCCGATCGCGATCAGGTCTACGCCTGGGCAGAAGAGACAATCAAGGTTCACGGGCATGTGGACGGCATCATCAACAACGCGGGCGTCGCCTCCATCGCGACCGTGGAAGAGATCTCCTACGAAGATTTTGATTGGGTGTTTCGAATCGTTTTCTACGGAGTCCTCTACGGCACCAAAGCATTCTTGCCGCATCTGAAAAAACGACCCGATGCTCACATCGTGAATATTTCCAGCGTCAACGGCTTTGTATCGACCCCGATGAACGGCCCCTATGCGTGTGCGAAGCACGCGGTGAAAGCCTTGAATCAAACTCTTCAACAAGAATTGAATGGAACCTCGGTTCATATCACCTCTGTGCATCCCGGCGGCGTCAAGACGGATATCGCTCGCAATGCCCGAAGCTACGAGTCCGACGACCTCCATGAAGAGAAAATCACACGTTTTGATCAGATCGCAGGTACTTCCGCCGAAAAGGCGGCGAGCATCATTATCCGAGGGATGTTGAAGAACCGAAAGCGCCAATTGGTCGGCTTCGATGCCGTCGTGATCGATATCTTGTCGCGGCTCTTCCCGCAGAGGTTTTCAGATGCACTCGGCGTTTTTTATCAAAGAGCGACCGGCCGGGCCTTGGAGAAAACCTTGACGTGA